A genomic segment from Alteribacillus bidgolensis encodes:
- a CDS encoding IS110 family transposase, protein MNPVIGLDIAKGESQVQAFLQKKKPFKKTFKFKHDTEGLHRFYRFYEEMEQESGIRPVVIFESTGHYHEPVLPFLEEHNVTYYLINPVIAYESKKTSLRKVKTDSIDAVHLCELYYKEDLETFQRKSIKTMNLRNLSRQHDALTNTYVQLKLKFQTILDQVFPEYKGVFGDLYSPISLKTLLEYPTSNDVLLCEAEDIAEAMFEMGGRRSYAWCLNKAFKLKEAAVRNPFKKNLYHSHLISSEMYIHMLLQYQEHLSKLEREIDALAKEFEEYEVIRSIPGIGGKITATIISEIGEIDQFNHPKKLVAYASIDPSIYQSGKFTANIARITKRGSNRLRQALYKAVQCGLTSNRNPILKTFYDKKREEGKPHKVAVIACANKLIHWIYAILKRKEAFKI, encoded by the coding sequence ATGAATCCAGTCATTGGCCTGGATATCGCAAAAGGAGAAAGCCAAGTACAAGCCTTTTTACAAAAGAAGAAGCCATTTAAGAAAACTTTCAAGTTTAAGCATGACACGGAAGGATTGCATCGTTTCTACAGGTTCTATGAAGAAATGGAGCAGGAATCTGGTATCCGACCAGTCGTCATCTTTGAATCCACTGGTCATTACCATGAGCCTGTCCTTCCGTTTCTTGAAGAGCATAACGTAACCTATTATTTAATTAATCCCGTTATTGCTTATGAATCCAAGAAGACAAGCTTACGGAAGGTGAAAACAGATTCTATTGACGCGGTTCACTTATGTGAACTTTACTACAAAGAAGACTTGGAAACATTCCAACGGAAGAGCATCAAAACGATGAATTTAAGAAATTTATCAAGACAACATGACGCTTTAACCAACACCTATGTTCAGTTGAAATTGAAATTCCAAACGATTTTAGATCAGGTTTTTCCAGAATATAAAGGGGTCTTTGGCGATCTGTATTCTCCTATTTCGTTAAAGACACTCCTTGAATATCCTACTTCTAACGATGTATTACTCTGTGAAGCAGAAGATATAGCTGAGGCAATGTTTGAAATGGGGGGAAGACGTTCGTATGCTTGGTGTCTAAATAAAGCTTTCAAATTGAAAGAGGCAGCCGTGCGAAACCCTTTCAAAAAGAATTTATATCACAGCCACTTAATAAGTTCAGAAATGTACATCCATATGCTTCTTCAATACCAAGAGCACCTATCAAAACTGGAAAGAGAGATAGATGCCCTGGCAAAAGAGTTTGAAGAATATGAGGTTATCAGATCAATCCCCGGTATCGGTGGAAAGATAACAGCCACTATCATTTCCGAGATTGGGGAAATTGATCAATTTAACCATCCAAAAAAATTAGTTGCCTACGCAAGTATAGATCCCAGCATTTATCAATCGGGCAAATTCACAGCCAATATTGCCCGCATTACAAAAAGAGGATCAAATAGGCTTAGGCAAGCATTATATAAAGCTGTTCAATGTGGTTTAACAAGCAATCGGAATCCGATACTAAAGACGTTTTATGATAAAAAACGGGAAGAAGGTAAGCCACATAAAGTAGCGGTTATTGCTTGTGCAAATAAGCTCATTCATTGGATTTATGCCATTCTGAAACGTAAAGAGGCATTTAAAATTTAA
- a CDS encoding 2-hydroxyacid dehydrogenase codes for MKPKIVAYGRVREKARIKLSEKYEVSHFNNGEDLSNEAFKKAISEASAFIVVELEVGKDMLDHAPYLKVVSNVSVGYDNLDIEELTKRGIAATNTPDVLNDTTADAIFGLLLAAARRIPELDQYVKKGEWKGLLSETKFGVDVHHKTLGIIGMGRIGEAIAKRAHFGFDMHILYHNRSRKPQLEEKFAAEYRNLDQLLEESDYVCLMTPLTPETRHLMGAEQFKRMKKSAVFVNGSRGHTVEETALVEALQNGEIRAAALDVFQEEPLFSDHPLLKLEKVVTTPHLGSATAETEDRMSLLAAENADAVLEGKRPPNLINEQIFSL; via the coding sequence ATGAAGCCGAAGATAGTAGCGTACGGCCGCGTCAGAGAAAAGGCTCGAATCAAGCTGAGTGAAAAATATGAAGTGAGTCATTTTAATAACGGAGAAGACCTCTCCAATGAAGCATTCAAAAAGGCAATTAGTGAAGCATCTGCTTTTATTGTTGTAGAACTCGAAGTAGGAAAAGACATGCTCGATCATGCTCCATACTTAAAAGTGGTCAGCAATGTCTCGGTTGGGTACGATAACCTCGATATAGAAGAGTTAACGAAGCGCGGGATTGCGGCGACCAATACACCTGATGTGCTGAACGATACGACAGCTGATGCCATTTTTGGATTGCTGCTTGCCGCCGCCCGCCGTATTCCAGAATTAGATCAGTACGTTAAAAAGGGAGAGTGGAAAGGCCTGCTGTCCGAGACCAAATTTGGTGTGGATGTGCATCATAAAACGTTAGGGATTATCGGAATGGGCAGGATTGGTGAAGCGATAGCAAAACGGGCTCATTTTGGTTTTGATATGCATATTCTTTATCACAACCGTTCTCGTAAACCACAACTTGAAGAAAAATTCGCTGCAGAATACCGAAACCTCGATCAACTGCTCGAAGAATCGGATTATGTATGTTTGATGACGCCGTTAACTCCGGAAACCCGCCACTTAATGGGAGCCGAACAGTTTAAACGGATGAAAAAAAGTGCCGTTTTCGTAAATGGTTCACGCGGGCATACGGTGGAGGAAACGGCATTGGTGGAAGCACTGCAAAATGGAGAAATACGGGCAGCTGCACTCGATGTTTTTCAAGAAGAACCACTGTTCTCTGATCACCCGCTATTAAAATTGGAGAAAGTAGTGACTACTCCGCATCTTGGTTCAGCGACAGCAGAGACAGAAGACCGAATGTCCTTGCTGGCTGCTGAAAACGCGGACGCAGTCCTAGAAGGAAAACGTCCGCCTAACCTCATCAATGAACAGATTTTTTCTTTGTAA
- a CDS encoding response regulator transcription factor → MYKVLLIDDEELILESLKQTFPWEEINCYVAATARNGEEGIEKFHSIRPDLVVTDIKMPDMDGLEFLKEILADRSADEVIVLSGFDEFDFVRSALKYKAFHYLLKPIDREELKDTLKKAINEIEDKTKAQHTTLKSELFEAAFQKNQRGLITRKLEAQTLAVLKIIHGSGIKLEDTKTNEYEIFVYPLSNEDILVIGYGQFIKEQLYTLAESLLKENNARKAALGPEVKGSKNLNYSLERAETFLRQKEYIKDQLLTEAVYRNYQSFEKQSNTMLSKAKYFVEENYHKPLTIEEVAKTFGFSPSYFSTMYKEVNGKTFSEHLKLTRIERACDLLRDTNKPAYEIANMVGYEDQRYFSQVFRKLKQMTPSQYRKQKQS, encoded by the coding sequence ATGTACAAGGTTCTGTTAATTGATGATGAAGAACTTATATTAGAAAGCCTCAAGCAAACCTTTCCGTGGGAAGAAATTAACTGTTACGTTGCAGCGACAGCTAGAAACGGGGAAGAGGGGATTGAGAAATTTCATTCAATACGGCCGGACCTGGTGGTAACAGACATAAAAATGCCGGATATGGACGGACTGGAATTTCTTAAAGAAATCTTAGCGGATCGATCTGCTGATGAGGTCATTGTGTTAAGCGGGTTTGATGAGTTTGATTTCGTACGGAGCGCCCTAAAATATAAGGCATTTCACTATTTATTAAAGCCGATCGATCGAGAGGAGCTTAAAGACACGCTCAAGAAAGCAATCAACGAAATTGAAGATAAAACAAAAGCCCAGCACACAACCTTGAAAAGCGAGCTCTTTGAAGCAGCATTTCAAAAAAATCAACGTGGCTTAATAACAAGAAAACTAGAGGCACAGACCTTGGCTGTTCTAAAAATAATCCATGGAAGCGGCATAAAACTAGAAGATACAAAAACAAACGAATACGAAATTTTCGTTTATCCTCTTTCTAACGAAGACATACTTGTTATCGGCTATGGACAATTTATAAAAGAACAACTTTATACTTTAGCAGAATCTCTTCTAAAGGAAAATAACGCAAGAAAAGCAGCATTAGGACCAGAAGTGAAAGGAAGCAAAAATTTAAATTACTCCCTTGAAAGAGCTGAGACATTTCTCCGGCAAAAGGAATATATAAAAGACCAGCTCCTCACAGAAGCGGTCTATCGCAATTATCAATCGTTTGAAAAGCAGTCGAATACGATGCTGTCGAAAGCTAAATATTTTGTAGAAGAAAATTATCATAAGCCACTTACCATCGAGGAAGTAGCAAAAACCTTCGGGTTCAGCCCCAGTTATTTCAGCACCATGTACAAAGAGGTGAATGGAAAAACATTTTCGGAACATCTTAAATTAACAAGGATTGAACGTGCCTGTGATTTATTGAGAGATACAAATAAACCGGCTTATGAAATTGCGAATATGGTGGGATACGAGGATCAGCGGTATTTCAGCCAGGTATTTCGTAAGTTAAAGCAGATGACCCCAAGCCAATATCGAAAACAAAAGCAGTCGTAA
- a CDS encoding carbohydrate ABC transporter permease, giving the protein MDTTGKKIGLYSFIIIGALCILFPMYLTVVTAFKSPEESSQSLLGLPSSLSFNNFIQAAEMSNYVGAFFNTFTITVVSIIFIIFIGSIASFAIARNQDQLFYRIMYYFFVSGLFVPFQVMMLPLIQQLNNLDMLNNWGLILLYATYGQFQAVFLYVAYFKSVPREIEDAALIDGCGVFRMFWYVIFPMLKPMTITLVVLNLIWIWNDFLMPLVILQDSSEWTLPLMQYVFESQYTANFNLAFASYLMVLLPVILIYLFLQKHIIGGVSDGAVK; this is encoded by the coding sequence ATGGATACAACCGGAAAAAAGATCGGCCTCTATTCTTTTATTATCATCGGAGCACTCTGTATTTTATTCCCGATGTATTTAACGGTCGTCACCGCATTTAAATCTCCGGAGGAATCATCTCAATCTCTGCTGGGCCTCCCTTCGAGTTTATCATTTAATAATTTCATCCAGGCAGCAGAGATGAGTAACTACGTCGGAGCGTTTTTTAATACGTTTACCATTACTGTTGTTTCTATCATATTTATTATTTTCATAGGTTCAATTGCTTCCTTTGCGATTGCCCGCAACCAGGATCAATTGTTTTACCGGATTATGTATTACTTCTTTGTGAGCGGATTGTTTGTCCCGTTCCAGGTGATGATGCTTCCATTAATTCAGCAGTTGAACAACCTCGATATGCTGAATAATTGGGGACTGATCCTCTTATACGCTACGTACGGACAATTCCAGGCCGTCTTTTTATACGTCGCCTATTTCAAATCTGTTCCAAGAGAAATAGAGGATGCAGCGCTCATTGATGGCTGCGGTGTCTTCCGGATGTTTTGGTACGTCATCTTCCCGATGCTAAAACCAATGACGATTACACTTGTTGTATTAAATCTAATTTGGATCTGGAATGACTTTCTTATGCCGCTTGTCATCCTGCAGGATTCGTCCGAATGGACACTGCCGTTAATGCAGTATGTCTTTGAATCCCAGTACACAGCCAACTTCAATTTGGCATTTGCTTCGTACTTGATGGTGCTATTGCCGGTCATTCTCATTTATTTGTTCCTGCAAAAGCACATCATCGGCGGCGTTTCCGACGGAGCAGTAAAATAA
- a CDS encoding carbohydrate ABC transporter permease — MNNTAYSSLRKGYFILIIPGLLLLLTFYAYPVLSAFHMSMTDWDGVSRTSEFIGFENYISALSDSRFMNSLSFTVKYALVSTVLSNIIALAVALALVQKIKFRNIFRAVFFFPAVLSMLIIGYIWKQIYYHVIPYLGERLNVEALQTNMLGNHDLVFWALILVTVWQASAILVVIYMAGLQTIPDDVYESAAIDGASGMRKFFRITLPLIVPSITICTILAMKQHLMVYDYIIALTDGGPGFATESVTLLIYNLGFLNNNYGYGSAVALILFLFIIIVSIIQISILRKREVQL; from the coding sequence ATGAATAACACAGCATATTCCAGTCTTCGAAAAGGGTATTTTATCCTCATTATTCCGGGGCTGCTTTTATTGTTAACCTTTTATGCCTACCCGGTCCTAAGTGCTTTTCACATGAGTATGACCGACTGGGACGGAGTCAGCCGCACGAGTGAATTTATCGGGTTTGAAAACTATATATCAGCTTTAAGCGACAGCCGTTTTATGAATTCGCTGTCTTTTACGGTTAAATATGCGCTCGTTTCTACGGTATTATCTAATATTATCGCCTTAGCTGTAGCACTGGCACTAGTTCAGAAAATTAAATTCCGAAACATCTTCCGGGCTGTATTTTTCTTTCCGGCAGTGCTCAGTATGCTGATTATCGGTTATATTTGGAAGCAGATTTATTATCATGTGATTCCATATTTGGGAGAGCGCTTAAACGTAGAAGCCCTGCAAACAAATATGCTCGGAAACCATGATCTCGTGTTCTGGGCGTTAATCCTTGTTACGGTCTGGCAGGCATCAGCCATTCTTGTGGTCATTTATATGGCAGGACTGCAAACGATTCCAGATGATGTGTACGAATCTGCAGCCATTGATGGAGCGAGTGGGATGAGAAAGTTTTTCCGGATTACGCTGCCATTGATCGTGCCGTCGATTACGATTTGCACCATTCTAGCTATGAAGCAGCATTTGATGGTCTATGACTACATCATCGCCTTAACAGATGGAGGACCAGGCTTTGCGACAGAATCTGTTACTCTCTTAATCTATAATCTTGGATTTCTTAATAATAACTATGGATACGGCTCTGCTGTAGCACTGATTCTATTTCTGTTTATTATCATCGTCTCTATTATTCAAATCAGTATTTTACGTAAGCGGGAGGTGCAACTGTAA
- a CDS encoding ABC transporter substrate-binding protein, producing the protein MKKSFYLLSAGMTALLLSACNGGEEAESDGNEDQNGENEEVAEIEFFQAKPEAVATFDTLIEQFEEENPDIKVEQNSVPDAMTVLTTRFSTGDIPDLFITYPVEEDYVTRANNDYLLDITDEDFIDDINPEIQDRYLEDGRMYGAALSLNANGVLYNKEIFEEYDLDTPETWDDFVASIEYLDEQGETPIIMGNQSIDQSSIFNLNFIAQQFDAEYWEAFNAGEEPVAESPEWQEASEKMLEVIQYAQQDHMGTDTDQANELFANGEGAMYFMGAWVLPTLRDMNDNFDEEFGYFPFPQTNNPEENVTISGVDVGLSIAADTEYPEESLKFVEFLIDEAQQFADMDGSFSAVQDVEVQDEVLEGLSPHVENDQIANWPNHYWAGGTAAEADFRAHSQDFFNHQDIEQYLESLEQMFESYR; encoded by the coding sequence ATGAAAAAATCTTTTTACTTATTATCTGCCGGAATGACGGCATTATTGTTAAGCGCTTGCAATGGAGGAGAAGAAGCAGAAAGTGACGGAAATGAAGACCAAAATGGAGAAAACGAAGAGGTTGCCGAAATAGAATTTTTCCAGGCAAAGCCTGAAGCTGTGGCTACCTTCGATACATTGATTGAACAATTTGAAGAGGAAAACCCGGACATTAAAGTGGAACAAAACTCTGTTCCAGATGCCATGACAGTACTCACAACTAGATTTTCTACGGGGGATATCCCGGATTTATTTATTACTTATCCTGTAGAGGAAGACTATGTGACAAGGGCAAACAATGATTATTTACTTGATATCACAGACGAAGATTTTATCGATGATATCAATCCTGAAATCCAGGACCGCTATCTTGAAGACGGCCGCATGTACGGTGCCGCTCTTTCATTAAATGCAAACGGTGTCCTCTATAATAAAGAAATATTTGAAGAGTATGACCTCGACACCCCAGAAACATGGGATGACTTTGTGGCTTCCATTGAATACCTGGATGAACAGGGAGAAACCCCGATCATTATGGGAAACCAGTCAATTGACCAATCGTCTATCTTTAACCTGAACTTTATCGCCCAACAGTTTGATGCAGAATATTGGGAGGCCTTTAATGCCGGAGAAGAGCCGGTAGCTGAGTCACCGGAATGGCAGGAAGCTTCCGAAAAAATGCTCGAGGTCATTCAGTACGCCCAGCAGGATCACATGGGAACAGACACGGACCAGGCAAATGAGCTGTTTGCCAATGGAGAAGGTGCGATGTACTTCATGGGAGCATGGGTATTGCCTACACTTCGGGACATGAACGATAACTTTGACGAAGAGTTCGGTTACTTCCCATTCCCGCAAACGAATAATCCGGAAGAAAACGTGACTATTTCTGGAGTGGATGTTGGCTTGTCCATTGCTGCAGATACAGAGTACCCAGAGGAAAGTTTAAAATTTGTAGAGTTTCTAATCGATGAAGCGCAGCAGTTTGCGGACATGGATGGTTCGTTTAGTGCCGTTCAAGACGTAGAGGTACAGGATGAAGTATTGGAAGGTCTTTCCCCGCACGTAGAAAATGATCAGATTGCGAACTGGCCGAACCACTACTGGGCAGGCGGAACAGCTGCAGAAGCAGATTTCCGTGCGCACAGCCAGGACTTCTTTAATCATCAGGATATTGAACAATACCTGGAAAGCTTAGAGCAAATGTTTGAAAGCTATCGGTAA
- a CDS encoding glycoside hydrolase family 32 protein — translation MQKISDYTVQAANQYIQEHALSSSELPYHPSFHITAPVGWINDPNGLVYFRGEYHAFFQFYPYESEWGPMHWGHVKSKDLVHWEHLPTALAPEYEYEKGGCFSGSAVVQDDKLYLIYTGHNAERSPKEVQCVAVSEDGVTFEKLASNPVVVAPPAKGSEDFRDPKVTLIDGTWHMIVGTCKDGIGKAVYYTSDNLEDWTYGGVLLESNGSQGTMWECPDFFSLDGYDILIYSPMELENSKTRYILGQWDKENNRFETIHEDEIDVGPDFYAPQTFEDGQGRRLLIGWMNMWEKAFIEKEEGWAGALTMPRELRIVDEKLHMQVPKEWKNLQKKEIFQFEKKTLKEETEVSFDFTTIVLETTLDRETAFQLDISSSPEDTLSLAYQDGELTVDRSGMKKGDKDVTRLAVPDSETVQIDAYIDHSSLELFINGGEKAATFRVYFEKQGVTLKSRKAANFHSFSIQKLEK, via the coding sequence ATGCAAAAAATCTCAGACTATACGGTTCAGGCAGCTAATCAATATATTCAAGAACATGCGTTATCGTCCAGTGAGCTTCCCTATCATCCATCCTTTCATATTACTGCCCCGGTAGGATGGATCAATGACCCAAACGGGCTTGTCTATTTCCGCGGAGAATATCATGCATTCTTTCAGTTTTATCCGTATGAATCGGAATGGGGACCAATGCACTGGGGTCATGTGAAAAGTAAGGATCTCGTACACTGGGAGCATCTTCCGACTGCGCTGGCTCCTGAATATGAGTATGAAAAAGGGGGCTGCTTTTCCGGCAGTGCCGTTGTACAAGATGACAAGCTCTATCTTATTTACACCGGCCATAACGCAGAGCGTTCTCCAAAAGAGGTTCAATGTGTCGCCGTTTCTGAAGATGGTGTAACTTTTGAGAAGCTGGCAAGCAATCCGGTGGTCGTGGCACCGCCTGCCAAAGGTTCCGAAGACTTCCGCGATCCGAAAGTAACGTTAATAGACGGCACCTGGCATATGATCGTCGGCACGTGTAAAGATGGAATTGGAAAAGCGGTCTACTATACATCTGATAACCTTGAAGATTGGACATACGGCGGGGTGCTGCTTGAAAGCAACGGCTCCCAGGGAACAATGTGGGAATGCCCGGACTTTTTCTCGCTCGACGGCTACGACATTCTCATCTATTCACCAATGGAACTAGAAAACTCAAAAACAAGATATATCCTCGGCCAATGGGATAAAGAAAATAACCGGTTCGAAACGATTCACGAGGATGAAATCGACGTTGGCCCTGACTTTTACGCCCCGCAAACCTTCGAAGACGGGCAGGGACGCCGGCTTCTCATCGGCTGGATGAACATGTGGGAAAAAGCTTTTATCGAAAAAGAAGAAGGCTGGGCCGGGGCCCTCACGATGCCAAGAGAACTGCGTATTGTGGATGAAAAACTGCACATGCAAGTCCCAAAAGAATGGAAGAACCTGCAGAAAAAAGAGATCTTCCAGTTCGAGAAAAAGACATTAAAAGAAGAAACAGAAGTATCTTTTGATTTCACCACCATCGTCCTGGAAACAACCTTAGATAGAGAGACTGCGTTTCAACTGGACATTAGCTCAAGCCCAGAGGACACATTAAGCCTCGCTTATCAAGACGGCGAGCTTACAGTGGATCGCAGTGGGATGAAAAAAGGAGACAAAGACGTTACCAGACTTGCGGTTCCAGACAGTGAAACCGTGCAAATTGACGCTTACATCGATCACTCCAGCTTAGAGCTTTTCATCAACGGAGGAGAAAAAGCAGCCACATTTCGGGTGTATTTCGAAAAACAAGGGGTGACCTTGAAAAGTAGAAAAGCTGCTAATTTCCATTCCTTTTCGATCCAAAAGCTGGAGAAATAG
- a CDS encoding cache domain-containing sensor histidine kinase — protein sequence MSIKKKFYTLVVFMVIIPLTIIGLILYEFTSTLYRDQINDHMQDTLEAIDLNINTVLSEIELFTEHVVTSESLQSHFTNEWASSSEEIINENTISRMSFTNPLTYDYQVVGENQKNLYYLNPVEEYFHDFAGSSFLENVNQQQGGTYWVGPENVELKRQPVNILTVGRSVIDPQTLEHLGYYILFVEPELLQSVDNLGQNSDSDWVILDQEGTIVYNTSPGELGEDVVHAEDNTYTNEEGKEFFFTSKSTFQGWKLVSFQSMETMNSVLTPVLLFTIGIIASLFFILFLFHKLFSKRLMSFIQYFKYGMGRASMGNLNVQLTPYKEQEFTMLTNSFNDMVAQLRTTIEQVEKEQKERNQAEFKVLQHQINPHFLYNTLESVNALASLNKTAEVQHLVTNLGKLLRISLKGPYEIPVKEELKHVTSYLEIQKIRHNDRFTYEVDLEETVNDQYILKLVLQPLVENAIEHGLKGKSFDHIAIDGVKNESAIILKITDNGPGFSEEALELLNMRTIESTQSGHGLLNVHDRIQMYYKENSGLLICSEPGNTTIQMTIPVQKGGRDYVQGSVN from the coding sequence ATGAGTATTAAAAAGAAATTTTACACCCTCGTTGTTTTTATGGTGATTATACCTTTAACAATCATTGGCTTAATATTATATGAATTCACCAGCACGCTTTATCGTGATCAAATTAACGACCATATGCAAGACACATTAGAAGCCATTGATTTAAACATAAACACAGTACTCAGCGAAATTGAATTATTCACAGAACATGTAGTGACCTCAGAATCTCTTCAATCTCATTTCACAAATGAATGGGCCTCATCAAGCGAGGAAATAATTAACGAAAATACAATTTCAAGAATGTCTTTTACAAATCCCTTAACCTATGACTATCAAGTAGTAGGTGAAAATCAGAAGAACTTGTATTATTTAAACCCTGTAGAAGAGTATTTTCATGATTTTGCAGGTTCATCGTTTCTAGAGAATGTAAATCAGCAGCAGGGAGGCACATACTGGGTAGGTCCGGAAAATGTAGAACTAAAGCGACAGCCAGTGAATATTTTAACTGTCGGAAGAAGCGTTATTGATCCCCAGACTCTCGAGCATTTAGGCTATTACATATTATTTGTGGAGCCTGAATTGCTGCAAAGCGTCGATAACCTTGGCCAAAACAGTGACAGTGACTGGGTTATTCTCGACCAAGAAGGCACGATTGTTTATAATACCTCACCTGGTGAATTAGGGGAGGATGTCGTTCATGCAGAGGACAACACGTATACAAACGAAGAAGGAAAGGAGTTTTTTTTCACCTCTAAATCAACGTTTCAGGGTTGGAAATTGGTTTCTTTTCAAAGCATGGAAACGATGAACTCTGTTTTAACGCCTGTTTTATTATTTACGATAGGTATTATAGCTTCTTTATTTTTTATTTTGTTTCTATTCCACAAACTTTTCTCGAAGCGTTTAATGTCTTTTATACAATATTTCAAATACGGGATGGGACGGGCATCAATGGGAAATTTAAACGTGCAATTAACTCCTTACAAAGAACAGGAATTTACGATGCTCACGAATAGCTTTAATGATATGGTTGCCCAATTACGTACGACGATAGAACAGGTGGAAAAAGAGCAAAAGGAACGAAATCAGGCTGAATTTAAAGTACTCCAGCATCAAATCAATCCGCATTTTTTATATAATACCCTCGAGTCTGTTAATGCTCTCGCAAGTTTGAACAAAACAGCGGAAGTGCAGCATCTTGTTACAAACTTAGGAAAGCTGCTTCGCATCAGCCTCAAAGGACCTTATGAAATACCGGTTAAAGAAGAGCTCAAGCATGTGACAAGTTATTTAGAAATACAAAAAATTAGACATAACGACCGGTTCACCTATGAAGTAGACCTTGAAGAAACGGTAAACGATCAATACATATTGAAGCTGGTCTTACAGCCTCTCGTCGAAAATGCTATTGAGCATGGCTTGAAAGGCAAGAGTTTTGATCACATCGCAATAGACGGGGTGAAAAACGAGTCTGCTATTATTTTAAAAATTACAGATAATGGTCCTGGGTTTTCAGAGGAGGCCCTAGAACTACTAAATATGCGTACTATCGAATCGACACAAAGCGGCCATGGCTTATTAAACGTTCATGACCGCATCCAGATGTACTATAAAGAAAATAGTGGGCTTCTGATTTGCAGTGAGCCTGGAAATACCACCATTCAAATGACTATTCCAGTTCAAAAAGGGGGCAGGGACTATGTACAAGGTTCTGTTAATTGA